The following coding sequences lie in one Periophthalmus magnuspinnatus isolate fPerMag1 chromosome 24, fPerMag1.2.pri, whole genome shotgun sequence genomic window:
- the batf gene encoding basic leucine zipper transcriptional factor ATF-like — MAQGSDSNDTSYKSPSPASRAGSSDDVKKVMRREKNRIAAQKSRMRQTQKADSLHLESENLEKENDALRKEVKQLTEEANYLSSVLSSHEPLCTGLTPTTPDLIYPAHHGSYHQHIAVSHYQH, encoded by the exons ATGGCACAGGGCTCCGATAGCAACGACACAAGCTACAAGTCTCCATCCCCTGCAAGTCGAGCG GGCTCCTCGGATGATGTTAAGAAGGTGATGCGGCGAGAGAAGAACCGAATTGCTGCACAGAAAAGCAGGATGAGGCAAACTCAGAAAGCAGACAGTCTACATTTG GAGAGTGAGAACTTGGAGAAAGAAAACGATGCTCTGAGGAAGGAGGTGAAACAGCTGACGGAGGAGGCCAACTATCTGTCGTCCGTGCTGAGCAGCCATGAGCCTCTGTGCACAGGCCTGACCCCCACAACCCCTGACCTCATCTACCCCGCCCACCACGGCTCCTACCACCAGCACATTGCCGTCTCACACTACCAGCACTGA